TCTGGCAGGGCCTGTTTGGGGCGACCAGCATCTGGGGAGCTGCTAACTGAGAATGATGGAATCTTCTGTCCCTCTCAGATCCCGGCCCATTTTCACTGTCGTTTCTTCGCTGAATTTCTCACCTCGCTCGATCCCCCTGGATGACCCTAACTGTGCTGACGGGGAAGTCTCAGGAGTCGgtccacgggggagttttgatctCTGCTTTGCCCTCAAACTCATCAGCACCCAATGGAGTCCTGGTAAAGGCCCTTCCTCAGCCCATAAACTGTAAGGCCAACGCACTTGATGCAGATCTGTGTTGTCCGTCTTGGGTCATCGACCTCCTGGTGGGTCTAGGAAAGGAGTGGCCaggctgtggctttccagatgtccatgaactatgtgctggcaggggctcatgggaattgtagtccagggacatctggagagccgcagtttggccatccctggtctaggagaactcccagaattacaattgatcttcagatgacacATCAGCTCCTTCTTTGTCAGTCTGTAGTCCCAACTCTCTggaaatttcccaagctggactcATCAAGTCCATAACTCCATCACATCCAGCTTTGAATTCCCAAATCATGCCATGTGGTCCAGTGGTTCTCTCTAGTTATTTTACTGGTAGTCTCAGGTATCTTTTTTGCTTGGTGGCGTTTCCCCACCAGGAAGGTCCTAGCAACTCTTTTTTGcttgtatttttttcttcttacttTCTCTTTCACGTTCTCATTTTCTATCAGATCTTTCACTTCTTTCCTAGTTTCTTATTCCTTATTCTCCTGTTTGCcatctttgctttttaaaaccagGTACTCTCAACGCCACGATCTCCTTTGATCTCCGAGTTGACACCTCCCTGTCTACACCACGCCTGACTCTAGAGAATGAGAAGCACAATGTTTTGGAAACCATCCATGTGGGGATGGTGCCAGTTTGTGTCAACAAGACGCTCCAGGCTCAGGTAGACAAGAATTCCTGTGTCcaaggaatcctgggaattgtagttctgtcTGGGAAGAGAATTTAGAAATCTCTAACAGAGAATTCTCAGCACTTCAGATTTCTGAATTTCTTTGGGGAAAAGCCACGACAGTTAGGCATACGATTCATGTAATTTTGTAATGTAGATAAAAGGCTTACCTGCTAGGTAGGGCAATGCTTTATGGAAGTTTACAGTATTTAGAAGCATTACTAAGCTCATGGCATTTGGAGTGTACCCTTCAGAGAAAATTTTGATTTGGGCAAGAACTTGTGCTCCATAAAATGATTTTTACCGTTTCCCAGCTCTGCTTGGATGATACAGTCTCTCCCCTAGTGCTGGAAGCACGATTCTCAGTTCAAGAAGAACCAGATGACTCTTCCAGATACCTACGGCCCGTCCTTGAACCTGGAACGAACTTGTCCACCACCCTTGAGGTATCTGCCTGATGTTTACCCCACACTTTCTTCAAGGGGCTCAGGCTGGTATTCATGGCTCTCTTCCACCTCACCTCAAGAGAGCCAgcgttaagagcagtggctgctaatctggagaaccaggcttgattccccactccgccacaggcagtcagctgggtggccttcggCTAGTCACGGTCCCGACAAAGCTGTTCttatagggctctctcagtctcacctacctcacaggtggactgttgtggggagaggaagagaaggcaatttgtaagctgctttgcgacctccttcaggtagtaaacagcggggtataaaaacccagctcttcctctcaccttcactgtgactagcccaaggtcacaaagcACTCTCGGATCGGTTTCCTGGGTGAATCATggggaaatagggttgccagttctgggtgaggaaatacctggagatgttggaaaGGTGtggggagcccaccctccaaagcagccatttctctagagcaggggtggccaaactgtgactctccagacttCTGGCGAGCTGCAGCttgacccctgttctagaggagctggtctctgttgtccagtgttctgttttaattctgggagaactccactCCCCCCCGCCCCGGAGATTGGTAAATAACCAGTTCCCGAGAGAGCTCTTTCTACgctctcccttttctcccctGCTCTCAGGTTCCTTTCCAACAGAACTGTGGCTCTGATGATATTTGTACATCTGATCTCCGGATCTCGTTTAACTTTTCTGGGTAAGCAGCATCTTCGGTGCATCCCAagatctcccttcctccatttttaatCTTCCTGACAACTCTCCTCTAATGCACAACTTAAGAGCAGTGCTGCAGGATCCACTGTGCAGGGAATGCTCCCCCGCACTCAGTCCACTCCCTCCAACCTATCTTGGACACAAGTAGGGGAGCTGAGTGATCCACTTCCTCAGGCAGCCTGGTTAGATGGCTTAGATAGAAGGATGACCAGGCCCAGGTAAAGCTCATAAGAAGGCCAAGTGTGTTGGACTCCATTCGTCACAACTCCTGAGATACTGATGGATATTAGCCCTGATTTCACAAAGCAGGAAGGTGAGGTTGGGGCGGGGGGATTTGCCAggctggacagctccttctcCAGGGtactttggactgatcctgcattgagcagggcattggactagatggcctggatggcctcttccagctctatgattccatgagaaTCTCCCCAACTTTGTTTCTTGGATCTGATGTTTCTGTCCCTGAATTTCAGGTCAAACGGTCTTAAATTGACGCCCAGTTTCATACTGAACTTAACTGTGAATCTGGAAAATGTGGGAGAGACGGCCTACGGGGTGGGCCTTTCCTTCTACTATCCCCCTATTTTGTCTTTCCTGGAAGCTTCGGTTCTGCAGgtgagtttgggggaggggatcccTTGGGACCCTGGGGGAGGGTCATAGAGAGGAGGAGGACTGAGAGAGACTGGTGGTCTGGGCGTTTCAGGAAGACGATCAAAGAAATAGCGGCAGCCACAGGAGGCAAACCAAAGGAGGCACATCACTGGACATTTGTATTTTATTCTGATCTGTGTTGGCCATCAAAGCCAGAGGTCTCAACGTGTCCCGGTGGAGTTTACCAGCCAACCATTCACGActggagtggggtgggtgggcatgATCTGTTTTAAGtctttggcctgctgattttgcTGTGTCCTTTTGGCTACTTCAGGACAACAAgcagctctctccctccctcctccaccatCCGCTTGCCGCTTGATCCGTCTCAATTCCTCCAACGTCCCTTTTCTCCCCCTTGCAGTCTAACCGGCGCCTGTCCCCTTCCTGTGACATGCACGGGTCCCAGGGAAACACGTCCGTCCGTCACAGTGCCTGCCGTTTCAGGCCACAGGACCTCAAGGAAGGCACTCAGGTAACCAGCGGGAGTGAGGGGAATGAAAGAGTTTGCCGTGAGTGGCAGAATGAAAACAGGACAGGCACTTGTGATTCTGGGGCCCGAGGCCAGACCTCAGAATGCAGCCCCAGAATCAtggccaccaccaccatcttTGGGGTCTCAAGCAAGGGGCAATCCTCACATCGTCCAAGGTGGGCAGGCAGGGATAGCCGATGATGACTGTTTCTTTTCGTTCTCCCTATGTTAGGGAGCAGAGCCAtggagcattcattcattcattcattcattcattcattcattcattcattcattcattcattcattcattgccttcTGGCGGCtgagggtggtttacagagaacatagaAGCCATAAGGCAGATACAATATAGATTCAATATCTGTATCGTAGGAGCAGTGACAATAACattcagtaataacaataacattgttAGTAATTGAAACGAACGTATCAACTGTTAGCCTGTAGATTCGTCAATGCAGGATTGCCCTTTGATGTACTTAAGGGGCCTGTCGGTATGCGAGGAGGAGCTCTCTCATACACAAGTAGGGTCGACCCCAAATGAGACAGCCCTCTCCAATGTCCCAAttcccttcaggccttcctgcGGCTTTCTTTCCGGACCTCCAGAAACGCATCCTGGGATGACAAGTCGGTTTCCTTCACCGTCCAAGCCCAGAGGTAGGGGCGGCCTCCAGCTTGTCCGCCTGTCCCCCTGAGTCCCAATTCCCGGCCCTCATTCTGCTTCACCTCTCTGCTTTCCAGTAACAACGAGAACGACACACTGGACGACAACGAGGCCACGGAGTGGCTACCCGTGCTGCATCCAGTCAATATCATCGTGAAGGGGTAGGATTCTTTTTCTCTGTTCCTTTCTGCCATCGCAGCCCCTCCCTGTTTCCCCTGGATGGGCATGAAAGAATTTAGAGAGGTATACACCTTTCTGGGAGGGGCGTCATAGCTCAGGACTGGTCTACATCCTATGAAGTCCTCGTGTTTATTGGGGAACAGCATGAGGACtttgagagcctgcttggtggtgtggttaacAGCGgtagcctctaagctggagaaccgggtttgattcctcattccacctccacatgcagccagctgggtgactttggaccagtcccagttctctcagagctctgtcagccccatttgcctcacagggtgtctgttgtaggagaggaagggaagccattttgagattccttttggtagggtataaaaaacatgtATTCTTCCTCCaaatgaggtctgctgggtgaccttgggcctgtcccagttctctcagagctctctcagcccaacctatctcacagggtgtctgttgtagggagaggaagggaaggagattgtaaaccattttgggattccttctggtagggtttaaaaaccagctcttcttcttcctccacacgaggtctgctgggtgaccttgggcctgtcccacttctctcagagctctctcagcccctcctacctcacagggtgtctattgtagaagaggaagggaaggcgattgtaagccactttgacactcccgagggtagagaagggcagggtacaaaacccccagctcttctctttgcATCACATGAAGGCTGGCTCTTTCCTGCTTGTGAGCAAAGTAGACAGGGAGAAGAACGAACCTGAGCCACTCCCCCTGGAGTTTCTGCCTCTGTGGGTCGCCTGGTGGAGCCCCATGGGCTGTGGGGCTGAAGTTGCATCACTGAACAGGGGTGTGGCCAAGTTTCACAACAGTGTTCCGCTTTGCGTCTGATCTTCCCCCAAAAGATTGAACCAGGGCATGAATGGGAGAGCCCTGTGAGGGAAACCCAGATAGTGGGTGATTGCACAACGTTGTCATGTGGAACCTAAAACgaaaaatatacacacacagcTGTAGCTGGCGGAATGTGGGGCGGTGGCATGGTTGGTTCTTGGCCCCGCATGAATCCCTCTCCTTGTATCTTTCTCTCCAGGCTCGAGTCCACCACATACCTCAATTTCTCTACAGAGAGGCCCGAGAGAAAGATGATCACACACAGCTATGAGGTGAAGCCCCGCCACCTTTGACCCCTCTCTGTCCCACTCTCACACCATCCctactgctcccttccccccattcctGCTGTCCACCATCCCTCTCTCCATTCCTGTTCTGACAGGTCAGGAATTTAGACCAACGCTCCACCTCGGTCAACGTGATCTTCAGTCTCCCCATGCAAACTTCGCTGGGATTCTCCTGGAATGTAGCCCTGAACCACAGCAGAGGGGTGAGTAGAACAGGGGGCCCTGCAGGTTAGGACATCCGGATGCTTTTGTGGGGCTGAGCGAGGCGATGGGCTAGATTTCAACCATTTGCATGTTGCCTTGTATGGAATGTCCACCTTCGTAACGGAAAAACAATTAATAAACAGAATCAAACTTAAAAGTTTTAGCTCCTAAAAGATGAACGTTACATTTATTGCACAGGAGCTGTTTGCTTCTCCGTGGAGGACAAGGGGGTGTGTGTCACGTGATATGCACCCTTTGTGGTTGATTAGGCAGATAATTAAGCAGGGAGGACAAAAGATAGTGGACGCCATTTCAGAGCTTccaccgtaggcctggcggaactgccctgcggaactgcttaagGTTGTGATCTCATTAGGgtgagcgttccaccaggcctgggttgtgggggtggggtggcttgTAAGGTAAAGGTCTAAATCCCCTTGCTCAGCTCACAGGCAGAATGATAACCTCCTCTTGTCTTCTAGCAGAGCCAGCTTGAATGCATGCATCCGCTCACCTTCCAGATGACAAATGCCGAGAACTCCAAGGAACCAATCACAGTAAGAATACATAGCCACCTTTCTATGAGATTCATTCATGCCAAGGGCTGTGATAGAAAACATCCAAAATCCTGAACCAAGACTAAATAGAGTATCATCACGATGAACCATCTAATCCATGTTAAATGATGGTTCTtgtccgtttccccccccccccccagatttattGTAATCTTCACCAAAGTGCCGTCCGGATAACAACCGCTTTCAAATAGTTTTTCATCAGTAGCAAAGAAACCAAAAGAGGTCTAGTTGTAGACCCTGGAGTATGCTTCAAAAAGCAATCCAATAATTCTTGAAAGTTATGACAATAAAAACACCTATGAAGTCACTTGTTACCCTTTTCAGGGATCTGCTCCAAGGAAGGACCTGCTTTCAGTTTGGCTAAAGCCCCTAGATAGAAGCATCAAGTCCTGATTAGATTTTTCCTATTGGTTCTACTCTGTTTAGCCTTGGGTCAGGGTGCCGTGTGTTTTCTGAGCAAGTTGCTCGGGTGTTTTGAGGACTGCGATAGGGCTGTTTCTTGGGGGTGGCGAAGGTGACTAACAAACGCCATTGTCCTTTTGCCTTTGGACAGAGGGGGTGCCTGGGTGCCACTGTCTGCACCAGCATTCGGTGCCTGATTGCCAATCTCTCCCAAGAGTCGATCCGGTTCAATTTTTCCGGGGAGTTTTCCAGAAAGCAAAATGATTCCAAGGTGAGAGGCACCCTCTTCAGGTGAAAACAGAATAATGCAGCTGACAAAAGCGTCGTGTAATCCTTTTCTTCAAGATGAGCTGAAATAGCTCAGAGCAGAGAAGTGTTTGAGTCCTCCCAGAATGCTTCATTAGGCTTCATGCTTAGTAAAAACAATCCACCAAAAACCCTTCTCCCCAGAAGTCTGTTTCTGTGCTACTCTTTGCTTTGACTCTTTAAGGCAGGTAACAGGGTTGTAAAGAACTGGTTCAGAAAGATCCTTTGGTAAAAGGACAGGGATTatagaccaggagtggccaaactgtggcgctccagctgtctatggactacaatttccatgagcccctgccagccaggctgtggctctccagatgtctatgaactacaattcccatgagcccctgttggccaaactgtgactctccagaggtccatggactacagttcccatgagcccctgccagcacataccAGAGAAGCTGCATAGTAGATACGCCTTTTGCATAGTAGACGTAACCAAAGATATTGATCCATGTAATTTTCCTCCCAATCCTGCAGCTGCAGTCCCAGAAGCTCCACCTTCGCAGTGAGGCTTCAGTGGTGATAGATGAGTCCAGATTTTTCCAGAATCAGCCCAAGGAGTTTTGGTACAGCCAGGTAACTTGGAAGGCAGAATTCCTCTGGGGGATATGGCGCAAATCACATCGTGGAAATACTGAGGATCAGTCCTGCAAGAATTTGGtctccctgcccacccatccccatttttatttacaatttatttataCAGAATTTATACCTCaactttctgccctcatcagggctgccaTGGTGGCTGTATTTCTTCGATATCCTTCAGCATCTGAAGCAGTTATAAAGAGTACCTCTGAGCTCATGCAGAGGACACTTTCCTTACCATTGTCAGCTCCTCCAAATCTTGGATTAGGGAGAAGAGTAAAAAATCcagtcaggccagtggcccattctTAGATACGATATTCTGTGGGAAGAGTTTATTTCTCCTCATACAATGGACCATCTCACATGCTGGTTTCTCCTGAGGGCTTAAAGAGGTTGGCAACTGAGAGGTAAGGATACCTACCCTGTCACATTTCTCTTCTGACAGATCaccacagaagttgagataatTTCGCCGTTTAACCCCATTCCTATCATCGTCGGCAGCACCATCGGAGGCCTTGTGCTCTTGGCCATTCTAGTGGTCATCTTATATAAGGTATAACCCTCTTGTCCGCAACTTCAGGCAGACTccctggatttctttctttctcttgttaacCTGGTTGTGGAATGCATGAGagccagggtttgattccccactcctccacagtcaGCCTGCTGCGTGAtcctgggctggtcacagccctgataatgctgttctcgcagagcagtcctgtcaaagctctctcagcttcacctccctcacagggtgtctgttgtagggaaggcgGTGGTAAACCActcagagactcctttgggcagtgaaaagcggggtataaaacagttcttcttctattGCCTTCTGCCTTTCTACAAGGGAGCTTGAACAAAACTCTGTGCTGAGAGAGATTTTGCCCCTGTGGACAAAGAGAGAACGAATCGTTCACTCACGTCCTTGTGTCTTGCCCTTTTGACTCTACAGTTAGTCTTAAACATcttagctcatggtt
The Paroedura picta isolate Pp20150507F chromosome 16, Ppicta_v3.0, whole genome shotgun sequence genome window above contains:
- the LOC143826017 gene encoding integrin alpha-X-like isoform X3, whose translation is MLDFILKLIASVAEPDVQFAVVQFSSGPSTAFTFADYAHLGGQVDDVIRRVTHRRGNTHTPSAISFVADTIFTVESGMRQHSKKLLIVLTDGVSNDEKVTFEEAIEATDKKGIIRYAIGVGTEFLASQQASKARGELLTISSAPENVFSVRNFEALHTLQSQLKEKIFAIEGTSGVSSNSSFQQEFSQGGFSTILTPEHVVSGAVGAYEWAGGLEEESLGNSTQLRFINISTLDFMESYLGYAMALAHHGQRKFYVAGAPRYQYVGRVVVFESLSKKQMAYAGGNQVGAYFGAELCSVDLDADGNTDLILIGAPFYYNGIQGGLVEVHSINRRGRLSYLQTLRGTSGSRFGRFGSALSCLGDVSGDGLADVAVGAPMEDEDRGAVYIFLGAGDRLGGKYSQRISATTLSPALRFFGQSIQGRLDLSGDGLTDLAVGALGNAVLLRSRPIFTVVSSLNFSPRSIPLDDPNCADGEVSGVGPRGSFDLCFALKLISTQWSPGTLNATISFDLRVDTSLSTPRLTLENEKHNVLETIHVGMVPVCVNKTLQAQLCLDDTVSPLVLEARFSVQEEPDDSSRYLRPVLEPGTNLSTTLEVPFQQNCGSDDICTSDLRISFNFSGSNGLKLTPSFILNLTVNLENVGETAYGVGLSFYYPPILSFLEASVLQSNRRLSPSCDMHGSQGNTSVRHSACRFRPQDLKEGTQAFLRLSFRTSRNASWDDKSVSFTVQAQSNNENDTLDDNEATEWLPVLHPVNIIVKGLESTTYLNFSTERPERKMITHSYEVRNLDQRSTSVNVIFSLPMQTSLGFSWNVALNHSRGQSQLECMHPLTFQMTNAENSKEPITRGCLGATVCTSIRCLIANLSQESIRFNFSGEFSRKQNDSKLQSQKLHLRSEASVVIDESRFFQNQPKEFWYSQITTEVEIISPFNPIPIIVGSTIGGLVLLAILVVILYKLGFFRRKHLSQMGDAPAGQGAPAEQADPPAPQASTSS